A genomic segment from Phycisphaerales bacterium AB-hyl4 encodes:
- a CDS encoding transaldolase family protein: protein MATGLASLVENGTKVWSDSVDPDVIERDLPRGITGATSNPVIVADLINTGRFDQTMRKQLEHTAEDHELAWQMTDQLVQDAQQTFSPIWEQTGGNDGYVSFELDPLLEDPELGPTHERVVAQYIDLGKQWSAGQTNRLIKVPATAAGLEALEELAAASVPLNVTLVFTQRQYEAAREAIWKGMQRAGNHQHYKSVYSIFISRLDVYTQKHVPELSEAAQGWVGTVNAKRLWRLNQDYWRDKGVGLDQEIVFASTGTKLASDPPDKYVEALVGSDIQTNPPQTNQAVEDLGKRYSRTIDQMPDVAVLEEIDEKVDMAELERVLMQEGVKKFADPQKSLLKVIEKKRASLITTG from the coding sequence ATGGCAACCGGCCTGGCGAGTCTGGTTGAGAACGGGACGAAAGTGTGGTCGGACTCGGTTGACCCGGATGTCATCGAGCGGGATCTGCCGCGCGGGATCACGGGGGCGACGTCGAACCCGGTGATCGTGGCGGACCTGATTAACACGGGGCGGTTCGATCAGACGATGCGTAAACAACTCGAACACACGGCCGAGGATCACGAACTGGCCTGGCAGATGACGGATCAACTGGTGCAGGACGCGCAGCAGACCTTCTCGCCTATCTGGGAGCAGACGGGTGGCAATGACGGCTATGTAAGCTTTGAGTTAGACCCACTACTCGAGGACCCGGAACTGGGGCCCACGCACGAGCGGGTCGTGGCGCAGTACATCGACCTCGGCAAGCAATGGTCGGCAGGGCAGACCAATCGGCTGATCAAGGTGCCGGCCACGGCGGCCGGGCTCGAGGCGCTGGAGGAATTGGCTGCGGCGTCTGTGCCGCTGAACGTGACGCTGGTGTTCACGCAGCGTCAGTACGAGGCCGCTCGCGAGGCGATCTGGAAAGGAATGCAGCGCGCGGGGAATCATCAGCATTACAAGAGCGTGTATTCGATCTTTATTTCGCGGCTGGACGTCTATACCCAGAAGCATGTGCCCGAATTGAGCGAGGCGGCCCAGGGTTGGGTCGGGACGGTGAACGCGAAGCGATTGTGGCGGCTGAACCAGGACTACTGGCGGGACAAGGGCGTAGGGCTGGACCAGGAGATCGTGTTTGCGTCAACGGGCACGAAGCTGGCCTCGGATCCGCCGGACAAGTATGTGGAGGCGCTGGTCGGCAGCGACATTCAGACGAACCCGCCACAGACAAACCAGGCGGTGGAGGATCTTGGCAAGCGGTACAGCCGGACGATCGATCAGATGCCGGATGTGGCAGTGCTGGAGGAGATCGACGAGAAGGTAGACATGGCTGAGTTGGAGCGTGTGCTGATGCAGGAGGGTGTGAAGAAGTTCGCTGATCCGCAGAAGTCGCTGCTGAAGGTCATTGAAAAGAAGCGGGCATCACTGATCACGACGGGCTGA
- the dps gene encoding DNA starvation/stationary phase protection protein Dps — protein MATPQTRSFKTRIDLPAEQREKLIALLNQHLADTFDLYGHAKQAHWNVKGPQFHQLHELFDDLAEQLQEYVDLIAERATAMGGTALGTVRMAAGASRLAEYPLDPGGSMQHVEALADRFAALAATTRSAIKDAEELGDADTEDLFTEVSRGLDKSLWFLEAHLQG, from the coding sequence ATGGCCACCCCACAAACGCGTTCGTTCAAAACCCGGATCGACCTGCCCGCCGAACAGCGGGAGAAGTTGATCGCTTTGCTCAATCAACACCTCGCCGACACATTCGACCTCTACGGGCACGCCAAACAGGCGCACTGGAACGTCAAGGGGCCGCAGTTCCACCAACTGCACGAGTTGTTCGATGACTTGGCGGAGCAGCTGCAAGAGTACGTCGATCTCATCGCCGAGCGAGCTACGGCGATGGGAGGGACAGCGCTGGGCACGGTCCGCATGGCCGCGGGCGCATCGCGGCTGGCCGAGTACCCGCTGGATCCGGGGGGAAGCATGCAGCACGTCGAAGCATTGGCGGATCGATTTGCCGCTCTAGCCGCCACAACCCGATCGGCCATCAAAGACGCCGAGGAACTCGGCGATGCCGACACCGAGGACCTGTTCACCGAAGTCTCACGCGGGCTCGACAAAAGCCTGTGGTTTCTGGAAGCCCACTTGCAGGGTTAG
- a CDS encoding universal stress protein, whose amino-acid sequence MYASVAQTHMLHMRHGGSHAEVRFPQRVLVYLPRSPRAAALAAEAWAIAQGAGAECQFLFIGPHDDDTRHDLRRALARAQVPSSVPLQIRTGKLRRVIRQVVQKHGIDLVITDTTSRHTTFLRHLCSTAGQIVTAAPCSVLLLIEPALERRPLERFVVSVDFDDSSRTMLGSVLHWGRCEQAEQWHLIHEYDPSGFYSLLSRLEPESPSRRMVRLGNFIRPFDWSGLHIHRLCLCNKHGCDAIWYAEAVRADVLCLPLSARRQAFWERVLRFRLDVDVPALPRAILLFRGESGRLSDEDKVAA is encoded by the coding sequence ATGTATGCCTCAGTTGCTCAAACCCACATGCTGCACATGCGACACGGCGGCAGCCATGCCGAGGTTCGCTTTCCGCAGCGGGTCCTGGTCTACCTGCCGCGATCACCACGTGCCGCAGCCTTAGCTGCCGAGGCATGGGCCATCGCGCAAGGCGCTGGAGCCGAGTGCCAGTTCCTTTTCATCGGGCCCCACGACGACGATACGCGACATGACCTGCGGCGTGCGTTGGCGCGGGCGCAGGTTCCGTCGAGCGTCCCATTGCAGATTCGCACCGGCAAGCTTCGTCGCGTGATTCGTCAGGTGGTGCAAAAACACGGGATTGACCTCGTGATCACCGACACCACCAGCCGCCACACAACATTCCTGCGCCACCTTTGTTCCACGGCGGGACAAATCGTCACCGCAGCACCTTGCTCTGTGCTACTGCTGATCGAGCCAGCCCTTGAACGCCGACCCCTGGAGCGCTTTGTCGTGTCGGTCGATTTCGATGATTCCTCCCGTACGATGCTGGGCAGTGTCCTTCACTGGGGACGATGCGAGCAGGCGGAACAGTGGCACCTGATTCACGAATACGACCCCAGTGGGTTCTATTCACTTTTGAGCCGTCTTGAGCCGGAGTCGCCTTCCCGCCGCATGGTTCGGCTGGGCAACTTCATTCGTCCCTTTGACTGGTCAGGGCTGCACATTCATCGCCTGTGCCTATGCAATAAACACGGGTGCGATGCGATCTGGTACGCCGAGGCGGTGCGAGCGGACGTGCTCTGCCTCCCACTGTCTGCCCGCCGGCAGGCATTCTGGGAACGCGTCCTGCGCTTCCGGCTGGATGTCGACGTTCCGGCACTGCCCCGCGCTATCCTGTTGTTCCGAGGTGAATCCGGCCGACTCAGCGATGAAGACAAAGTTGCCGCATAG
- the rnk gene encoding nucleoside diphosphate kinase regulator, translating into MLTRTIVITSKDLERLRELIRHSRKSHTEDHAYLLALEQELNQAEVVESGAVPPEVVTMNSTVLVRVDGSRRGQTWTIVYPEHADMDEDRVSVLAPLGTALLGYRVGDTVEWDVPAGRRRYRIAKVIHQPEAAGEFDR; encoded by the coding sequence ATGCTGACCCGAACAATCGTTATTACCAGCAAAGACCTTGAGCGGTTGCGCGAGTTGATCCGCCATAGTCGAAAGTCGCACACCGAGGATCACGCGTATCTGCTTGCCTTGGAACAGGAACTCAACCAGGCGGAGGTGGTGGAGTCTGGCGCGGTCCCGCCGGAAGTCGTGACGATGAACTCGACGGTGCTGGTGCGCGTTGACGGCAGCCGACGCGGACAGACGTGGACGATTGTCTACCCGGAGCATGCGGACATGGATGAAGACCGCGTCTCGGTGCTCGCGCCACTGGGCACAGCATTGCTCGGCTACCGCGTCGGTGACACCGTTGAATGGGACGTGCCCGCCGGGCGACGCCGCTACCGCATCGCCAAGGTGATTCATCAGCCAGAGGCTGCGGGCGAGTTTGATCGTTAA
- a CDS encoding universal stress protein — translation MFRSLMVPLDGSAFGEHALPWAMSIARRAGAPLELVHVYEPWESVRGEVPELTEINARARERAQAYLNDVVQRVTAISSLPVESTLLDGHVVDRVLERAKTSQTDLIVLTTHGRGPLSRLWLGSTAVELIRQATMPVLVIRPQEHAPDLTHEPAAQRMLIPLDGSAFAEQVLAPATTFGKLMHVDYSLLHVVEPASSDYAESWFEVTEQVDAALVEQAQSHLQQIADRFEQQSLSVKTWVATDWQPASEILEHARLQRIDVISMATRGQSGLARAFLGSVSDKVVRGASVPVLLHRPSSS, via the coding sequence ATGTTTCGTTCGCTCATGGTCCCGTTGGACGGTTCCGCATTTGGTGAACACGCCCTGCCGTGGGCGATGAGCATCGCCCGTCGGGCCGGTGCTCCGTTGGAACTGGTGCATGTTTATGAGCCATGGGAATCGGTACGTGGGGAAGTGCCGGAATTGACGGAGATTAACGCGCGGGCTCGAGAGCGGGCCCAAGCGTACCTTAATGATGTCGTCCAGCGGGTGACTGCGATTTCGTCTCTGCCGGTTGAGTCGACCTTGCTTGATGGCCACGTCGTGGATCGTGTGCTTGAGCGGGCCAAGACATCGCAGACCGACCTGATCGTGCTGACCACGCACGGGCGAGGCCCGTTGAGCCGACTCTGGCTCGGCAGCACGGCAGTCGAGCTCATCCGGCAAGCCACGATGCCGGTGCTGGTCATACGTCCCCAGGAGCACGCTCCCGACCTGACGCATGAACCAGCGGCGCAGCGGATGCTGATCCCCTTGGATGGCTCGGCATTTGCAGAGCAGGTGCTTGCGCCGGCCACCACGTTCGGAAAGCTCATGCATGTGGATTATTCATTACTGCACGTCGTGGAGCCGGCGTCGTCCGATTACGCCGAATCATGGTTCGAGGTGACGGAGCAGGTGGATGCGGCGCTGGTGGAACAGGCGCAATCGCACCTTCAACAGATCGCCGATCGCTTCGAACAGCAATCGTTAAGCGTGAAGACTTGGGTGGCCACCGACTGGCAACCGGCAAGCGAGATCCTCGAACATGCTCGCCTGCAACGGATAGACGTGATCAGCATGGCAACTCGTGGCCAGAGTGGCCTTGCCCGCGCCTTCCTTGGCAGTGTGTCTGATAAGGTTGTGCGTGGCGCATCTGTGCCCGTTCTGTTACATCGCCCCTCGTCCTCATGA